In Desulfitobacterium chlororespirans DSM 11544, one DNA window encodes the following:
- a CDS encoding 4Fe-4S dicluster domain-containing protein, with protein sequence MKNGLLIDYRYCSGCHSCEVACKSEHDIPVGKWGIKVFENGPWKLPDGTWHWDCIPAPTEICDLCADRVKQGKEPSCVQHCQAKVMQYGPLSELAKKAEEIGEKVVIFLP encoded by the coding sequence GTGAAGAACGGATTACTGATTGACTATAGATACTGCTCCGGCTGCCACTCCTGTGAGGTGGCCTGTAAAAGCGAACACGACATCCCCGTGGGCAAATGGGGAATCAAGGTATTTGAAAACGGCCCGTGGAAGCTGCCCGACGGCACCTGGCACTGGGATTGCATCCCGGCACCCACGGAGATTTGCGACTTGTGCGCCGACCGTGTAAAACAAGGCAAAGAACCTTCTTGTGTCCAACATTGCCAGGCTAAGGTTATGCAGTACGGCCCCCTTAGCGAACTGGCGAAAAAAGCCGAAGAAATAGGGGAGAAGGTTGTTATCTTCCTGCCGTAA